The following are encoded together in the Roseobacter denitrificans OCh 114 genome:
- a CDS encoding flagellar biosynthetic protein FliR, with protein MIALQEFFPFLNSAIWHGFVVFCRVAALAAVLPAFGEQTLSARVKLAAALAFTVIVAPALPIIPAPGSIGAVSFVILTEVVAGLAIGIGLRLFVLALQTAGSIAAQSTSLSQVLGGAAVDPLPAMGYILVIAGLALAVMAGLHVKVAQLIILSYDFMPVGRFANAADLSEWGTSQVAHAFSLAFTLAAPFVILSVLYNFALGAINRAMPQLMVAFVGAPVITLGGLALLLISAPYMLTVWLGAMDRYLADPFGVLP; from the coding sequence GTGATCGCACTGCAGGAGTTCTTTCCATTCCTGAACTCGGCCATTTGGCATGGCTTTGTCGTGTTTTGTCGCGTGGCCGCTTTGGCCGCTGTTTTACCCGCCTTTGGCGAGCAGACACTTTCCGCCCGCGTCAAACTCGCTGCGGCTCTGGCATTCACTGTGATCGTGGCACCGGCCTTGCCGATCATCCCTGCGCCGGGATCGATTGGCGCGGTGTCATTTGTCATTCTCACCGAAGTGGTTGCCGGGCTGGCGATCGGTATTGGTCTGCGTCTCTTCGTACTCGCATTACAAACCGCCGGGTCGATCGCGGCGCAATCGACCTCCCTATCGCAGGTTCTCGGAGGGGCCGCAGTCGATCCCCTGCCAGCAATGGGGTATATTCTTGTCATCGCCGGTTTGGCACTGGCGGTCATGGCCGGCCTACATGTCAAAGTCGCCCAGCTGATCATATTATCATATGATTTCATGCCTGTCGGGCGTTTCGCCAATGCCGCCGACCTCTCGGAATGGGGGACAAGCCAGGTTGCGCATGCCTTTTCCCTGGCCTTCACCCTGGCCGCGCCATTCGTCATACTGTCAGTCCTTTACAATTTTGCGCTGGGTGCAATTAACAGGGCGATGCCGCAGCTCATGGTCGCTTTCGTCGGTGCCCCGGTGATTACTCTGGGTGGGTTGGCGCTCTTACTGATTTCAGCGCCATATATGCTGACCGTCTGGTTGGGCGCGATGGATCGCTATCTGGCAGATCCTTTCGGAGTATTACCGTGA
- the flhB gene encoding flagellar type III secretion system protein FlhB: protein MSAPDEEADKSFEATPQKLLEARKKGEIARSTELLTAASYAGFLLALLLFGESGLLELGSTMAVIIGQSAQIAPLFFEGAGTVPARGIIQSTGSALLPIFVYPALAVMLVLFATRGIVFAPTKVQPKLSKISVISNAKNKFGRTGLFQFVLSFSKLIIYSAILAVFLYHRTNEMVAALQTTPQYTVILLAKICIEFLIYVVIVSAIIGGIDAIWQHFEHLRKNKMSRKEVMDETKNSEGDPYMKQERRQRAQSLAGTQVAVEVAAADVVIVNPTHFAVALKWDRTPGQAPVCVAKGVDETALRIREIATENAVPIHSDPPAARALHATTNIGDQIAPEHYKAVAAAIRFAENMRKQSKGKVT, encoded by the coding sequence GTGAGCGCGCCTGACGAAGAGGCAGACAAGTCTTTTGAGGCGACACCACAGAAACTGCTGGAGGCGCGAAAAAAAGGCGAAATTGCGCGTTCGACTGAACTTCTGACTGCCGCCTCTTATGCAGGTTTTCTGCTCGCGCTTCTTTTGTTTGGCGAAAGTGGCTTGTTGGAACTGGGATCGACGATGGCTGTGATCATTGGCCAATCGGCACAGATCGCGCCGCTGTTTTTTGAGGGCGCTGGAACCGTTCCTGCGCGGGGGATCATTCAGTCAACTGGCTCAGCGCTCCTGCCCATTTTCGTATATCCTGCGCTGGCCGTGATGTTGGTGTTGTTTGCAACGCGGGGGATTGTCTTTGCCCCGACCAAGGTGCAACCGAAACTGTCAAAAATTTCCGTAATTTCAAATGCGAAAAACAAATTCGGGCGGACGGGATTATTCCAGTTTGTCCTGAGCTTTTCAAAGCTGATAATCTACTCCGCCATATTGGCCGTGTTTCTGTATCATCGCACAAACGAGATGGTCGCCGCCCTGCAAACCACGCCGCAATACACGGTTATTCTGCTGGCCAAGATCTGCATCGAATTCCTGATTTATGTTGTGATCGTGTCAGCGATCATTGGCGGCATAGATGCGATATGGCAGCATTTCGAGCACCTGCGCAAAAACAAAATGTCGCGCAAAGAAGTCATGGATGAGACGAAAAACAGCGAGGGTGATCCGTACATGAAACAGGAGCGCCGACAACGCGCTCAATCTCTGGCTGGCACGCAGGTCGCCGTCGAAGTCGCCGCCGCAGATGTCGTTATCGTGAACCCGACACACTTCGCAGTTGCGCTGAAATGGGACAGAACTCCCGGACAGGCCCCTGTATGTGTGGCTAAAGGCGTCGATGAAACTGCATTGCGCATTCGTGAAATCGCAACAGAAAACGCGGTTCCGATTCACAGTGACCCACCGGCGGCGCGAGCGCTGCATGCCACGACCAATATCGGAGATCAGATCGCTCCGGAGCATTACAAGGCTGTCGCGGCGGCCATCAGGTTTGCAGAAAACATGAGAAAACAATCAAAAGGGAAAGTGACTTGA
- the flhA gene encoding flagellar biosynthesis protein FlhA — MENLTVKALFNPTILLAIALMTVIVMMILPVPSWVLDAGLAASFALAILIFTVTLFIERPLDFSAFPTILLASLMLRLSLNVSSTKLIIGQGHTGTDAAGEVIEGFAQFVMGGSVFLGLVVFSVLLIVNFMVITKGATRMAEVGARFALDGMPGKQLAIDSDMAAGAITHTEAKERREREQQETTFFGSLDGASKFVKGDAIAGLLITLLNLVAGLIMGIAVHGMPLGQAFETYAILTVGDGLVSQIPAVVISIASALLLARGGAQGATDLAVFAQLGRHPSALATVGVLMALFAFFPGLPFVPFIVGSLALGFVAYRLHVKQKAEPQEVLALQDESETPKEAVLGDILEIDDIHVEFSQDLVNMVLDPGTGLDARISNMRTHVATVYGLILPEIRLTDNAGLPVGTYVLKIQGVEQARAQLNPDQVLALVPENPVNLPSGTDTNEPVYGAPARWINRKDQESAALDGLTLVTPAEILATHLLETVKRNFSRLLTLKSLRRLLTEMTNISNPARAEANRKLLDEMIPDKVPIDVLHSVLRLLLDEQVSIRNLPLILEATAEARGRNSQVEAICEHVRQRLGFQLVAEMRREDGTLPLIQLAPEWEDTFTMYQVEADRGLDIALPPDLFNKLAENVSEKLQTANQNGINAALVTNTKRRRFLKTVMRAKGINNPVFSFEEIGLDARPSLVGVVAQ, encoded by the coding sequence ATGGAAAACCTGACCGTCAAGGCCCTGTTCAACCCCACCATCCTGCTGGCGATCGCTCTGATGACGGTGATTGTCATGATGATCCTGCCTGTCCCGTCCTGGGTATTGGACGCCGGGCTTGCCGCATCATTCGCTTTGGCAATCCTGATTTTTACCGTGACCTTGTTCATCGAACGGCCTTTGGATTTTTCGGCCTTTCCGACGATTCTTCTCGCATCTTTGATGCTGCGGCTGTCCCTCAACGTCTCATCAACCAAACTGATCATTGGACAGGGGCACACGGGCACTGATGCCGCCGGTGAAGTCATTGAGGGGTTCGCGCAATTCGTGATGGGGGGCAGCGTGTTCCTTGGATTGGTGGTTTTCTCTGTTTTGCTGATCGTGAACTTCATGGTCATCACAAAAGGGGCCACGCGCATGGCGGAAGTCGGCGCACGCTTCGCATTGGACGGTATGCCCGGCAAACAACTCGCCATCGACAGCGATATGGCCGCGGGCGCCATTACGCACACGGAAGCCAAAGAGCGCAGAGAGCGCGAACAACAGGAAACGACGTTTTTCGGCTCCCTTGACGGCGCGTCAAAGTTCGTGAAAGGCGACGCAATTGCGGGTCTTTTGATCACCTTGCTCAATCTGGTTGCAGGACTGATCATGGGCATCGCCGTGCATGGAATGCCGCTTGGGCAGGCGTTCGAAACCTATGCAATCCTGACGGTCGGTGACGGGCTGGTATCACAGATTCCCGCCGTCGTCATTTCCATTGCCTCGGCTCTTCTCTTGGCGCGCGGCGGCGCACAGGGTGCAACAGACCTTGCGGTTTTCGCGCAGTTGGGACGGCATCCTTCTGCTCTGGCCACCGTTGGCGTTCTGATGGCTCTTTTTGCCTTTTTCCCGGGGCTGCCGTTTGTGCCCTTCATCGTGGGGAGTCTGGCGCTCGGATTTGTGGCGTACCGTCTGCATGTAAAGCAAAAGGCGGAGCCGCAGGAAGTGCTGGCCTTGCAAGATGAAAGCGAGACACCGAAAGAGGCCGTCTTGGGCGACATTCTTGAAATTGATGACATCCACGTGGAGTTTTCCCAAGACCTGGTCAACATGGTGTTGGATCCCGGCACGGGTCTCGACGCACGCATTTCCAATATGAGAACACATGTGGCGACCGTTTACGGTTTGATCCTGCCCGAAATACGTCTGACCGATAATGCCGGACTGCCAGTTGGTACTTATGTTTTGAAAATACAAGGCGTTGAGCAGGCAAGAGCGCAACTGAACCCCGATCAGGTATTGGCGCTTGTCCCGGAAAACCCGGTAAATCTGCCAAGCGGCACAGATACGAACGAACCGGTCTATGGCGCACCGGCGCGCTGGATCAACAGAAAGGATCAGGAAAGCGCTGCTCTGGACGGTCTGACGTTGGTAACGCCCGCGGAAATCCTCGCGACACATCTGCTGGAGACCGTCAAACGCAACTTCAGCCGCCTGCTGACACTGAAATCACTGAGGCGACTGCTTACAGAGATGACCAATATCTCGAACCCCGCGCGGGCGGAGGCAAATCGTAAACTTCTGGATGAAATGATACCGGACAAGGTGCCGATCGACGTTTTGCATTCGGTATTGCGCCTGCTTCTGGACGAACAGGTCTCCATTCGCAATCTGCCACTGATCCTTGAAGCAACCGCGGAAGCGCGCGGGCGAAACTCGCAGGTCGAAGCAATTTGCGAACATGTGCGTCAGCGCCTGGGCTTCCAACTGGTCGCTGAAATGCGTCGAGAAGATGGGACGCTGCCACTGATCCAGCTCGCGCCGGAATGGGAAGATACGTTCACCATGTATCAGGTCGAGGCAGATCGAGGTTTGGACATTGCCCTGCCACCAGACTTGTTCAACAAGCTCGCGGAAAATGTATCGGAAAAACTGCAGACGGCGAACCAGAACGGCATAAACGCAGCGCTCGTTACAAACACGAAGCGCCGCCGTTTCCTGAAGACAGTCATGCGCGCCAAAGGCATCAACAATCCCGTTTTCTCATTTGAAGAAATCGGACTGGATGCGCGCCCCTCTTTGGTTGGAGTCGTCGCCCAGTGA